Proteins encoded in a region of the Bubalus bubalis isolate 160015118507 breed Murrah chromosome 9, NDDB_SH_1, whole genome shotgun sequence genome:
- the MRI1 gene encoding methylthioribose-1-phosphate isomerase codes for MSLEAIRYSRGSLQILDQLLLPQQSRYEAVGSVRQAWEAIRAMKVRGAPAIALVGCLSLAVELQAGAGGPGLAALVAFVQDALSFLVTARPTAVNMARAARDLADLAAQEAEREGATEEAVRERVICWAEDMLEKDLRDNRSIGDLGAHHLLKRAAPQGGKVTVLTHCNTGALATAGYGTALGVIRSLHNLGRLEHAFCTETRPYNQGARLTAFELVYEQIPATLIADSMAAAAMAHQGVSAVVVGADRVVANGDTANKVGTYQLAIAAKHHGIPFYVAAPSSSCDLRLETGREIVIEERPGQELTDINGVRIAAPGIGVWNPAFDVTPHDLITGGIITELGVFAPEELQAALSATVS; via the exons ATGAGTTTGGAGGCGATCCGCTACTCGCGGGGCTCACTACAGATCCTCGACCAGCTGCTGCTGCCCCAGCAGAGCCGCTATGAAGCGGTGGGCTCGGTGCGCCAGGCCTGGGAAGCCATCCGTGCTATGAAG GTGCGTGGCGCCCCAGCTATTGCCCTCGTGGGCTGCCTTAGCCTCGCCGTGGAGCTGCAGGCAGGCGCCGGGGGACCTGGCCTTGCCGCACTCGTGGCATTCGTCCAGGACGCGCTGAGCTTCCTTGTCACCGCCCGGCCTACCGCCGTCAACATGGCCCGCGCCGCACGGGACCTGGCAGATCTCGCGGCCCAGGAGGCGGAGCGGGAGGGCGCAACTGAGGAGGCGGTCCGAGAGAG AGTGATCTGCTGGGCCGAGGACATGCTGGAAAAAGACCTCCGGGACAATCGGAGCATCGGGGACCTGGGAGCCCACCATCTCCTAAAGCGGGCAGCACCCCAGGGTGGCAAGGTGACCGTGCTGACCCACTGCAACACTGGTGCGCTGGCCACCGCTGGCTATGGCACAGCCCTAG GTGTGATCCGCTCACTGCATAACCTGGGCCGTCTAGAGCACGCCTTCTGCACGGAGACTCGGCCCTACAACCAGGGAGCCCGGCTGACAGCCTTTGAGCTGGTCTACGAGCAGATCCCCGCCACCCTCATCGCCGACAGCATGGCGGCAGCCGCCATGGCCCACCAAGGCGTGTCAG CTGTTGTCGTGGGAGCGGACCGCGTGGTTGCCAATGGCGACACAGCCAACAAGGTGGGCACCTACCAGCTAGCCATCGCAGCCAAGCACCATGGCATCCCCTTCTATGTGGCTGCCCCTAGCTCCTCGTGTGACCTCCGCCTGGAGACAGGCCGGGAGATCGTCATTGAGGAGCGTCCCGGCCAGGAGCTGACTGACATCAATGGGGTCAGGATTGCGGCACCAG GAATTGGGGTTTGGAATCCTGCCTTTGATGTCACCCCCCACGACCTCATCACTGGCGGCATCATCACAGAGCTGGGCGTCTTTGCCCCCGAGGAGCTCCAGGCAGCCCTTAGTGCCACCGTCTCCTGA
- the C9H19orf53 gene encoding leydig cell tumor 10 kDa protein homolog, with protein sequence MAQGQRKFQAQKPAKSKAAAAAASARNRGPRKGGRVIAPKKARIVQQQQLKKNLEVGIRKKIEHDVVMKASTTLPKKLALLKASTKKKEASSSTKMPA encoded by the exons ATGGCGCAGGGGCAGCGCAAGTTCCAGGCGCAGAAGCCAGCGAAGAGCAaggcggctgcggcggcggccTCGGCGCGGAACCGGGGCCCGAGGAAGGGCG GTCGCGTTATCGCACCCAAGAAGGCACGCAttgtgcagcagcagcagctcaagaAG AACCTGGAGGTTGGGATCCGGAAGAAGATTGAGCATGATGTGGTGATGAAAGCCAGCACCACCCTGCCCAAAAAGCTGGCGCTTTTGAAGGCCAGCACCAAGAAGAAGGAGGCCTCCTCCTCCACCAAGATGCCTGCCTAA